In the genome of Candidatus Falkowbacteria bacterium, the window GCCCAGTCACCACGATCGCGGAAAAATATACTTCTGAACGGAAGGCTAATTTTGACATTTATCTTCCGGAATGGCTGGCCAAGTACAATGTCAGGATCTTTTCCATCCTCATCATCATCGAGATAGTGATAGTTTTCATTAAGCACAAAATATATGGATGACAAAAAGGCAGCCAGCATTTTAATGGGGATATTGGATAAGCATCCTCTTAGTGAAGAAGAAAAAGAGGCTATCAAATCGGCCATCGGTATCCTTAGCTGGACTTCTTTGGCGGAAAGCAGGATAAAAAAACTCAAAGCCAAGAAAGAAAGCAGCGCCGAATGGCAATAAGAAAAGTCCTGCCAAGCCGGGACTTTTCTTATTTTACGGGGTTAATGAATTTTTAATCAGCTAGGTATACTAGTATATAGGTAGATATATAAACTAATAATATGAAAACACAAAAAATAACCACGCACCTGTGGTACGACAAAGAGGCCAAGGAGGCGGCTGAGTTTTACGTCTCGATTTTCAAGGACTCGAAAATCAATAACGTAACGACGATACATGATACGCCTTCTGGCGATGCCGATATCGTCGATATTGAGCTTGCTGGCCAGGTATTCAACCTGATTAGTGCCGGTCCGTATTTCAAATTCACGCCGGCGGTCTCATTGCTGGTCGCCTGCGATACGAAAGAGGAGGTCGACGCTTTGTGGGGCAAGCTTTATGAAGGCGGTTCGGCTTTGATGGAGTTAGGCAAGTACCCGTTCAGCGACTGGTATGGCTGGCTGCAGGACAAATACGGACTCTCGTGGCAGATCATGCTCATGGGCGAGATGAAGGCCGCGAGAAAGATAACTCCGACCATGATGTTCGTCGGTGACGTAGCTGGCAAGGCGGAGGAGGCGATAAATTTCTACGCTTCAATTTTCAGCGATTCGAAGATCGGGGGGATCATGCGCTATGGAAAGGGCGAGGAACCGGACAAGGAAGGGACGATAAAACATGCGTCTTTCGAACTTGCGGGCCTGGACTTCGCCGCGATGGACAGCGCCTGGAAGCATGAGTTCAATTTTAGCGAAGCGATTTCATTCGTCGTCCACTGCGAGACGCAAGAGGAGATAGATCATTATTGGAACAAGCTCTCGGCGGTTCCGGAGGCGGAGCAATGCGGTTGGCTCAAGGATAAGTATGGCTTCTCGTGGCAGATCGTGCCAACAGCCATGGAGGAGATGATGAAAAGCGGTGACGGGGAAAAGATGGCGCGCGTGACCCAAGCCTTTCTTAAGATGAAGAAGTTCGACATCGCTAAATTGCAAGAAGCATATGAAGGCAAATAACGCTTAATAATTTATTCATCTCGGCTTATTATGTTGACTATATAATAATTAAGTTAAAAATATGGCAAAGTATGTAGATGGATATGTCCTTCCGATTCAAAAGAAGAATCTCCCTGCTTATCTAAAAATGGCCAAAAAGGGGGCCAAGATTTGGAAGAAATACGGCGCTTTAGAATATTTCGAGTGCGCCGGCGATGACCTTAACCCGAAGTGGCCCGGAGTCAAATTTCCGCGCCTGATTGGCGCCAAACCGAGCGAGACGGTGATATTCTCGTTCGTGGTCTTCAAGTCACGGGCCGATCGTGATCGCATCAATGCGAAGGTGATGAAGGACCCGGACATGAGCGACCCGACTTATATGGGCGAGCTGATGCCGTTCGATGAGAAGCGCATGGTTTACGGCGGATTCAAAACCATAGTCGAGGGTTAGTGCGAATTTTGGACAAGTTTCTTGCAAGTTGACTAAAATGTCGAATATTGCTAAGTTTTGATGATAAAAACTGATTAATTATCAGTTTTTATTGCTGTTTGGCAAAGTTTTAAGGCCTTCGGGACCTATCAATCGACGAGGAGGAGAAAATGGACCATCGACTGAGAGATGAATTGGTAATCGTCCGGGTAGCGGGGAGCGACTTCTGCGCCCACCTGGTCAAGATGCCAGGCATGACCGTGCGCGAGATGCTTGTCAGTGCTGGCGTGCTGAACGAGAAGGCGCCGAAATTGGACCGCATCCACGCTTTCGGCTGCAAAGACAAGCC includes:
- a CDS encoding DUF1428 domain-containing protein, translated to MAKYVDGYVLPIQKKNLPAYLKMAKKGAKIWKKYGALEYFECAGDDLNPKWPGVKFPRLIGAKPSETVIFSFVVFKSRADRDRINAKVMKDPDMSDPTYMGELMPFDEKRMVYGGFKTIVEG
- a CDS encoding VOC family protein; this translates as MKTQKITTHLWYDKEAKEAAEFYVSIFKDSKINNVTTIHDTPSGDADIVDIELAGQVFNLISAGPYFKFTPAVSLLVACDTKEEVDALWGKLYEGGSALMELGKYPFSDWYGWLQDKYGLSWQIMLMGEMKAARKITPTMMFVGDVAGKAEEAINFYASIFSDSKIGGIMRYGKGEEPDKEGTIKHASFELAGLDFAAMDSAWKHEFNFSEAISFVVHCETQEEIDHYWNKLSAVPEAEQCGWLKDKYGFSWQIVPTAMEEMMKSGDGEKMARVTQAFLKMKKFDIAKLQEAYEGK